From one Variovorax sp. PBL-H6 genomic stretch:
- a CDS encoding Bug family tripartite tricarboxylate transporter substrate binding protein, translating to MKKTVPSKSWIESRRQAVGLVAAALLGPVASVARGQSAWAPSRTVKIIVPFPAGGANDVIARVIAQGLQANLGQPVIVENRSGASGVIGSEFAYRAQPDGHTLLLFSLDTLVVALAMKAKFDTFRFEPIGGLLSTYFVLVGRRDLPAASLTELVALAGTRSLTYSSFGVGTSAHVGMVSVANKLGVKNLLHVPYQGAAPAIQALLASQVDIGLMPAAAVVQHLPKLQPYAVTSESRDAETPTVPTLREQRVDFEAGSWSGLVAPPGTSPAITEQLSIALTKTLADPGTRQALTTIPAVVPLSGDVKSFKKLFQEESNRWAEVIRSADITANSN from the coding sequence ATGAAAAAAACTGTTCCTTCTAAGTCATGGATCGAGAGCCGGCGTCAGGCCGTAGGTCTTGTAGCTGCTGCATTACTTGGCCCAGTCGCCTCTGTGGCACGCGGGCAAAGCGCATGGGCCCCGTCAAGGACCGTCAAAATCATCGTTCCCTTCCCCGCTGGCGGTGCCAACGACGTAATCGCGAGAGTGATCGCCCAAGGGCTTCAGGCCAACCTTGGGCAACCGGTTATCGTGGAAAACAGGTCAGGAGCCAGTGGCGTCATTGGCTCCGAGTTCGCCTATCGCGCACAACCTGACGGACATACGCTCCTGCTTTTCTCCCTGGACACGCTCGTTGTGGCGCTGGCGATGAAAGCCAAATTCGATACCTTCAGATTCGAACCGATTGGTGGTTTGCTAAGCACCTATTTTGTTCTGGTCGGACGCCGCGACCTACCGGCCGCATCGCTGACAGAACTCGTCGCGCTGGCCGGCACTAGAAGCCTGACCTACTCCAGCTTCGGCGTCGGCACCTCGGCGCACGTTGGCATGGTCAGCGTGGCAAACAAGTTGGGTGTGAAGAATCTTCTCCATGTCCCCTATCAAGGGGCCGCGCCCGCCATACAGGCGCTGCTGGCCAGCCAAGTCGACATCGGGTTGATGCCCGCGGCCGCCGTGGTCCAGCATCTGCCAAAGCTGCAGCCCTATGCGGTCACCAGCGAATCGCGCGACGCCGAAACCCCAACCGTTCCAACGCTGCGCGAGCAGAGAGTCGATTTCGAGGCGGGGTCCTGGAGCGGCCTGGTTGCGCCGCCGGGAACCAGCCCAGCCATTACCGAACAGCTTTCCATCGCTTTGACGAAAACGCTTGCGGATCCAGGGACGCGGCAGGCGCTGACCACCATCCCTGCAGTTGTGCCGCTTTCGGGTGACGTGAAGAGCTTCAAGAAGTTGTTTCAGGAAGAGTCGAACCGCTGGGCGGAGGTGATTCGCTCCGCAGACATTACTGCTAATTCCAATTGA
- a CDS encoding nuclear transport factor 2 family protein has protein sequence MTPLDQFSPQRLRDRAIILDLLHRWCRAVDRLDLTRVAEFFHPDATDDHGPYKGDIPGLTRWIEERHLTIPFSIHSLANVLIEFESETAAIVESHVWCAQRYPENACSALSQMSGNSRNGDQSATDLLMIGRYIDRFEVRDAHWRIARRTVVHDSMMRWETAIGSDASATGFVLGRRDRSDYIYEARRGIVDD, from the coding sequence ATGACACCACTGGATCAGTTCTCGCCGCAGCGCTTGCGTGACCGCGCCATCATCCTGGATCTACTACATCGCTGGTGCCGCGCCGTGGACCGATTGGACCTTACACGCGTGGCTGAGTTCTTTCATCCCGATGCCACGGATGACCACGGGCCCTACAAAGGTGACATTCCAGGCTTAACCCGTTGGATCGAGGAGCGACATCTCACAATACCTTTCTCCATCCACTCGCTGGCAAATGTCCTCATCGAGTTTGAGAGTGAGACAGCAGCGATCGTGGAGTCCCATGTTTGGTGCGCGCAGCGATACCCCGAGAACGCGTGTTCGGCGCTGTCGCAGATGTCGGGCAATTCTAGGAATGGAGACCAATCCGCAACTGACCTGCTCATGATCGGGCGATACATCGACCGGTTCGAGGTGCGGGACGCCCATTGGCGGATCGCGCGCCGAACCGTTGTACATGATTCGATGATGCGCTGGGAAACGGCAATTGGATCGGATGCATCCGCCACGGGATTCGTTCTTGGAAGACGAGACAGATCGGACTATATCTACGAGGCTAGGCGTGGGATCGTCGACGACTGA
- a CDS encoding tripartite tricarboxylate transporter substrate binding protein, with protein sequence MHVTADQLVSVFSALSGLVANWRKSITQPSIDLRANKACEVSVRSRSRSLGTGFIWLGAMLHAQALAQAPWAPTKPVTLVVPYAAGGGTDAVARALARELEALWSKPVIVENVPGANGLIGTQRVVQARPDGHTILLQVPGVLLTKHMQGFKGVDPIARLQPVSIVSEAANVLVASGRLPAESFADFVTLCKSKRSCSLATVDNAGRVLGQQLSAEAGIPNLTIVPYRGAGGQMVTDLVANNVDVAISGLTVVLPHQKTGALRVLATLGHKRSTTLPDTPSIAELGLGQLVSISWVGIFAPKDSPAPIIQSLEKAMRTAVQGNGFRKAVEATGGQQVAVSSANFSTQLRSEEDRLSRLAERFKLD encoded by the coding sequence ATGCATGTCACGGCCGACCAATTGGTCAGTGTTTTTTCGGCTTTGAGCGGTCTTGTCGCAAACTGGCGGAAGTCCATCACGCAGCCAAGCATTGACCTGCGAGCCAACAAGGCATGCGAAGTGTCAGTTCGCTCCCGATCACGCTCACTTGGCACTGGATTCATTTGGCTGGGTGCGATGCTGCATGCGCAGGCCTTGGCCCAAGCGCCTTGGGCACCAACCAAGCCTGTGACATTGGTCGTTCCCTACGCAGCTGGTGGTGGCACCGATGCAGTCGCACGCGCACTTGCCCGGGAGCTTGAGGCTCTCTGGAGCAAGCCTGTCATTGTGGAAAATGTACCCGGGGCCAACGGGTTGATTGGAACGCAACGCGTGGTGCAAGCCCGGCCCGATGGGCACACGATACTGCTTCAGGTACCTGGGGTGCTGCTAACCAAGCATATGCAGGGCTTCAAAGGAGTGGATCCAATCGCCCGACTTCAGCCAGTTTCGATTGTTTCCGAAGCTGCGAACGTGCTAGTTGCCAGTGGTCGCTTACCGGCAGAATCGTTTGCTGATTTTGTGACCTTGTGCAAAAGCAAAAGGTCGTGTTCGCTGGCAACAGTGGATAACGCTGGCAGAGTGCTTGGACAGCAACTCAGCGCCGAGGCGGGCATCCCAAATCTAACTATCGTGCCCTATCGCGGCGCGGGCGGCCAAATGGTCACTGATCTAGTCGCTAACAACGTTGATGTCGCCATCAGCGGCCTAACTGTAGTCCTGCCACATCAAAAAACCGGCGCATTGCGCGTGCTTGCTACTTTGGGACACAAGCGATCCACCACGCTGCCCGATACGCCCTCAATTGCCGAACTGGGCCTTGGTCAACTAGTTTCAATCAGTTGGGTCGGAATATTCGCTCCGAAAGACTCCCCAGCACCAATCATCCAAAGCCTTGAGAAGGCAATGCGGACTGCGGTCCAAGGAAATGGCTTCAGGAAGGCTGTTGAGGCGACGGGTGGACAGCAAGTAGCAGTTTCAAGCGCCAATTTTTCTACTCAGCTGCGAAGCGAGGAGGATCGGCTGTCAAGGTTAGCAGAGCGGTTCAAGCTCGATTGA
- a CDS encoding FAD/NAD(P)-binding protein, whose amino-acid sequence MTHLFKLAIVGGGSIGTVYLHHFLRDALTAGIQVEVTVYDPRPLGPGAPYQEDSDCVLLNSPAAYSSAVFNNRTHFVEWLVKHGIASEEVAGPTYFPRNLYGRYMRSIAEENRTLANATGTALAHRQCRAIDVARHDGAYAITDEQGNVRHCDHVVLCLGNPLSDRFSHLAAVPAFIADPYPTTKLAGMIPPDASVLVLGTSLSAIDTLLALKAAGHRGPLHASSRTGRLPVVRGRAFGAVTMHRFTSDELMAAAQKRGGQLDLEVLKQHLVEDFRMNGGTDEELADAFREMRSDPVKYLDEEIAAATSHRRVWLSVSALAMSCIEDVWPLLPPDQRARFHRDFDRHWKMRKISFPMSNALRLKQLLEAGSVTIGTGLRDVRLSADGRQFISTEFGGRGEVESHFDRVVDATGFSSSAEACVDPLVRGLLAGGTATADALGGLTINPASGRLVNRQGAEEQIAVLGSFASGAYFWTNSIDVNVRLAARQARRLVRAVQACP is encoded by the coding sequence ATGACCCACCTGTTTAAATTGGCCATCGTAGGCGGAGGCAGCATCGGCACGGTCTACCTGCATCATTTTCTACGCGACGCCTTGACCGCTGGAATCCAAGTCGAAGTAACCGTTTATGACCCGCGCCCGCTCGGGCCTGGTGCGCCTTACCAGGAGGACAGCGACTGCGTGCTGCTCAACTCCCCGGCAGCGTATTCATCAGCCGTCTTCAACAATCGGACGCACTTTGTCGAATGGTTGGTCAAGCATGGAATTGCATCGGAGGAAGTAGCGGGGCCGACCTACTTCCCGCGCAACCTCTACGGCCGCTATATGCGCAGCATCGCTGAGGAAAATCGGACTCTGGCCAACGCAACCGGCACTGCCCTTGCGCACCGTCAATGCCGTGCGATCGACGTCGCCCGTCATGACGGCGCTTACGCAATCACAGACGAGCAGGGCAATGTGCGCCACTGCGACCATGTCGTGCTTTGCCTTGGCAATCCTCTGTCCGATCGCTTCAGCCATCTGGCGGCCGTGCCCGCTTTCATCGCGGACCCCTATCCGACCACGAAGCTGGCCGGGATGATCCCCCCCGACGCCTCAGTTCTTGTGCTGGGCACAAGCCTGAGCGCTATCGACACCCTGTTGGCATTGAAGGCGGCGGGACACCGGGGCCCATTACATGCAAGCTCAAGAACGGGACGACTGCCAGTGGTGCGGGGGCGCGCGTTCGGCGCTGTGACAATGCACCGTTTCACATCCGATGAGCTGATGGCTGCAGCGCAAAAGCGTGGTGGGCAACTCGACCTTGAAGTGCTGAAGCAGCACCTTGTCGAAGACTTCCGTATGAACGGCGGCACTGACGAGGAACTTGCAGATGCGTTCCGCGAGATGCGAAGCGACCCCGTCAAATACCTCGATGAGGAGATTGCTGCAGCAACAAGCCACCGTCGCGTTTGGCTGTCTGTGTCGGCTCTCGCCATGAGTTGCATTGAGGACGTGTGGCCCTTGCTCCCGCCAGATCAGCGCGCCCGCTTCCACCGCGACTTTGATAGGCACTGGAAGATGCGCAAGATCAGCTTTCCGATGAGCAATGCGCTGCGTTTGAAGCAGTTGCTCGAGGCGGGCAGCGTGACCATCGGCACGGGTCTGCGCGATGTGCGCCTGTCGGCCGACGGGCGACAGTTCATCAGCACCGAGTTCGGCGGGCGCGGTGAAGTGGAGAGTCACTTCGACCGCGTGGTTGACGCGACCGGCTTCTCTTCGTCTGCAGAAGCGTGCGTCGACCCTCTCGTGCGCGGCTTGCTAGCCGGAGGCACTGCAACCGCTGATGCGTTGGGCGGCCTTACGATCAACCCGGCGAGCGGGCGCCTGGTCAACAGGCAGGGCGCGGAGGAGCAGATCGCCGTGCTGGGCAGTTTCGCAAGTGGCGCCTACTTCTGGACCAACTCGATCGACGTCAATGTGCGTCTTGCCGCGCGCCAAGCGCGCAGACTGGTTAGGGCGGTTCAGGCATGCCCCTGA
- a CDS encoding iron-containing alcohol dehydrogenase, with protein MTFSQSAVETVYLGKTAAGALHQEICRASSHRVVMIASKTLATATTCISGLQQALGDRYAGTFASIPAHSPLDSIIEAVRYVRHCQADLLVAVGGGSVIDAAKIVTLCLERDLDAIEDLLALRIGGQTPDRDYPSTRARLQLIAIPTTLSGAEFSDVAAATDHERRQKIGFKHRALAPRAIILDPAMSLHTPMRLWLSTGVRAMDHAIETLASVRSNSFCDALAESALRALATALPACSRDPESFSARLECLRAEWQAMIALSGGIPMGLSHAVGHALGGSFGVGHGLTSCIAAPAVLAFNQDFDAGKQHRIRTALGNKRRPAAESLDRLIRSMDLPRTLGEVGLAAADIPRITEAVLRDPWFHTNPRPLSSADEVSQFLSTLL; from the coding sequence GTGACGTTCTCCCAGTCGGCCGTCGAGACCGTGTATCTGGGGAAAACAGCCGCCGGTGCGCTTCACCAGGAAATCTGCAGGGCGTCGTCTCACCGCGTGGTCATGATCGCGAGCAAGACACTTGCGACAGCCACTACGTGCATCTCCGGCTTACAACAGGCGCTAGGGGACCGGTACGCCGGTACGTTCGCCAGCATTCCCGCTCACAGCCCGCTGGACTCCATCATCGAAGCAGTTCGATACGTGCGGCACTGCCAGGCAGACTTGCTAGTAGCTGTGGGCGGGGGATCTGTGATCGACGCTGCAAAGATTGTCACCTTGTGTCTGGAGCGCGACCTCGACGCAATCGAAGACCTCCTTGCGTTGCGCATCGGCGGCCAGACCCCTGATCGAGACTACCCAAGTACTCGGGCACGGCTTCAGCTGATAGCCATTCCCACAACGCTGTCGGGCGCTGAATTCAGTGATGTCGCGGCCGCAACGGACCACGAGAGGCGCCAGAAAATTGGCTTCAAGCACCGTGCACTTGCGCCGCGAGCGATCATTCTGGATCCTGCTATGAGTTTGCACACACCCATGCGCCTTTGGCTTTCTACTGGCGTCCGCGCCATGGACCATGCCATTGAGACGCTCGCATCCGTGCGATCCAATTCTTTCTGTGATGCACTGGCAGAAAGCGCGCTGCGGGCACTAGCAACGGCGCTGCCAGCCTGTTCACGCGACCCAGAAAGCTTCAGCGCCCGTTTGGAGTGCCTGCGCGCCGAATGGCAGGCCATGATCGCCCTATCAGGGGGGATTCCCATGGGGCTCAGCCACGCGGTAGGGCACGCGCTCGGCGGGTCGTTCGGCGTGGGTCATGGCCTCACGTCCTGTATAGCGGCACCCGCGGTCCTTGCCTTCAATCAAGACTTCGATGCGGGCAAGCAGCATCGCATACGCACAGCGCTTGGTAACAAGAGGCGTCCTGCGGCAGAAAGCTTGGACAGATTGATCCGGTCGATGGATTTGCCTCGGACTTTGGGCGAGGTGGGCTTGGCTGCCGCGGACATTCCCCGGATAACTGAAGCGGTGCTGCGGGACCCCTGGTTCCACACCAACCCGAGGCCCCTTAGCAGCGCTGACGAGGTGAGTCAGTTTCTTTCGACGTTACTTTGA
- a CDS encoding class II aldolase/adducin family protein produces the protein MNIASVREVVSAEEWQLRVDLAACYRLAALYGWTDLLATHISARVPGPEHHMLINPYGLMFDEVTASSLVKVDATCNKVIDSPFRVNPAGFVIHSAVHEARPDAGCVMHTHTRAGCAVAAQNCGVLPISQQSTFVLASLAYHDYEGVAFRSEERPRLQKDLGSANFMVLRNHGLLTVGRTVADAFVCMNAFENCCRIQLDAQAGGELIPIDEEVIAGTAEAFRVQSAGQGSAFIWTALIRKLDRIDPSYTT, from the coding sequence ATGAACATTGCATCCGTCCGCGAAGTGGTCAGCGCCGAAGAATGGCAACTGCGTGTTGACCTTGCTGCCTGCTACCGGCTGGCCGCGTTGTATGGCTGGACCGACTTGCTGGCTACGCACATCAGTGCGCGCGTGCCCGGGCCGGAGCACCACATGCTGATTAATCCCTACGGCTTGATGTTCGACGAGGTCACCGCTTCTTCGCTGGTCAAGGTCGATGCCACCTGCAACAAGGTGATCGACTCGCCGTTTCGCGTCAACCCGGCGGGCTTCGTCATCCACAGCGCCGTGCACGAGGCACGGCCAGACGCAGGATGCGTCATGCATACGCATACGCGCGCGGGCTGCGCGGTCGCCGCGCAGAACTGCGGAGTGCTGCCCATTTCCCAGCAGTCGACGTTCGTACTGGCATCGCTCGCGTACCACGACTATGAAGGTGTGGCCTTCCGCAGCGAAGAGCGGCCACGACTCCAGAAGGACCTCGGTAGCGCCAACTTTATGGTGCTGCGCAACCACGGCCTGCTGACCGTCGGGCGGACTGTGGCGGATGCGTTTGTTTGCATGAATGCCTTCGAGAACTGCTGCCGCATCCAGCTCGACGCACAGGCGGGCGGCGAACTGATCCCCATCGATGAGGAAGTCATCGCGGGAACGGCGGAGGCTTTCCGAGTCCAGTCGGCAGGCCAGGGATCGGCCTTCATATGGACGGCATTGATCCGGAAGCTCGACAGGATCGATCCTTCTTACACGACATGA
- a CDS encoding NtaA/DmoA family FMN-dependent monooxygenase (This protein belongs to a clade of FMN-dependent monooxygenases, within a broader family of flavin-dependent oxidoreductases, the luciferase-like monooxygenase (LMM) family, some of whose members use coenzyme F420 rather than FMN.) — MPQLLANAFYCGSPGQSWAGLWSHPDSKATEYNTLGFWTELAQTCERGLLDGIFLADGLGVSDVYEGKPDAMLRAGSFVPLLDPMLLLPCMAQATRNLSFGVTGNTSYETPYLLARRLSTLDHLTQGRVAWNVVSGVLEATARGVGVQNQVAHDERYAVADEFVELMYKLWEGSWEDGAAVRDKATRTFVDPARVHAIHHAGKYFRCDAVHMSEPSMQRTPLMFSAGASAAGLDFVGKHAECAFIAYGSPDFARKQVRQIREKAVAYGRAQDDVKVFVPATIIVAPTDAQARELQREYENHTDGAGNLATRSQLIGIDLAKYSLDDPVPSVQKTNASQAAAAALTTGAQKPLRIRDLMGFGEGRDLFLVGSPSTVADKLVAWAEDTGVDGLNLIRTVEPKGLQAFCDLLVPELQNRGAFKEQYAPGSLREKLFPGTGGRVKSTHPATRYGRGNAR, encoded by the coding sequence ATGCCGCAACTTCTCGCCAATGCCTTCTACTGTGGCTCGCCAGGGCAATCCTGGGCGGGCCTCTGGTCGCATCCCGACTCCAAGGCAACTGAATACAACACATTGGGCTTCTGGACGGAGCTCGCGCAGACCTGCGAGCGCGGCTTGCTCGATGGAATCTTCCTCGCGGATGGGTTGGGCGTCTCTGACGTTTACGAAGGGAAGCCGGACGCCATGCTGCGTGCAGGCAGCTTCGTGCCACTGCTGGATCCCATGCTGTTGCTGCCCTGCATGGCACAGGCGACGCGCAATCTCTCCTTCGGCGTCACCGGCAATACCAGCTACGAAACGCCCTACCTGCTGGCCCGCCGCCTCTCAACGCTGGACCATCTCACGCAGGGCCGCGTGGCTTGGAACGTGGTCTCGGGCGTCCTGGAAGCGACGGCGCGCGGAGTGGGCGTGCAGAACCAAGTGGCGCATGACGAGCGCTATGCAGTGGCCGACGAGTTCGTCGAGTTGATGTACAAGCTTTGGGAAGGTAGCTGGGAGGACGGCGCTGCGGTGCGTGACAAGGCCACCCGCACCTTCGTGGACCCGGCCCGCGTGCATGCCATCCACCATGCCGGCAAGTATTTCCGCTGCGATGCGGTGCACATGTCCGAGCCCTCAATGCAGCGCACTCCGCTCATGTTCTCAGCTGGCGCATCGGCTGCGGGCCTGGATTTCGTGGGCAAGCATGCGGAATGTGCATTCATCGCCTACGGCAGCCCGGATTTCGCGCGCAAGCAGGTCCGGCAGATTCGCGAGAAGGCAGTGGCGTACGGCCGCGCGCAAGACGACGTAAAAGTGTTCGTGCCCGCCACCATCATTGTCGCGCCCACGGATGCGCAGGCGCGCGAACTACAGCGGGAATACGAGAACCATACGGACGGCGCGGGCAATCTGGCCACGCGCTCGCAGTTGATTGGCATCGACCTAGCCAAGTACAGCCTCGACGATCCGGTTCCCTCGGTGCAGAAGACGAATGCCAGCCAGGCAGCCGCTGCAGCACTCACCACTGGTGCACAGAAGCCACTGCGCATCCGCGACCTGATGGGCTTCGGAGAGGGTCGAGACCTCTTCCTGGTCGGCTCGCCGTCCACCGTGGCGGACAAGCTAGTCGCCTGGGCGGAGGATACCGGCGTGGACGGCCTCAACCTGATCCGCACCGTGGAACCCAAGGGGCTGCAGGCCTTCTGCGATCTGCTGGTGCCCGAGTTGCAGAACCGCGGCGCCTTCAAAGAGCAGTACGCGCCCGGCAGCCTGCGTGAAAAGCTCTTCCCAGGAACGGGCGGCCGTGTGAAGTCCACGCATCCGGCGACGCGCTACGGAAGGGGAAACGCACGATGA
- a CDS encoding UTRA domain-containing protein — translation MPERFGAKITAAALKSIPFYELLLAHSMVFGRVIQEVNAEAASPQLAQQLETEVGSPLLRVSRLLRTVRARRGFPDTGKTSQKARLKVTSKETDSPRQRC, via the coding sequence CTGCCGGAGCGCTTCGGCGCGAAGATTACAGCGGCTGCCCTGAAGAGCATCCCCTTTTACGAACTACTGTTGGCCCACAGCATGGTCTTTGGCCGCGTGATCCAGGAGGTCAACGCGGAGGCTGCGAGCCCTCAGTTGGCACAGCAACTCGAGACAGAGGTCGGATCGCCTCTGCTGAGGGTGTCGAGGCTGCTGCGAACAGTTCGTGCACGACGGGGTTTCCCAGACACAGGCAAGACGTCGCAAAAAGCACGGCTCAAAGTAACGTCGAAAGAAACTGACTCACCTCGTCAGCGCTGCTAA
- a CDS encoding porin, with product MKKAIEMLAPASATATALAHDQFDALIKKPSERDWSMKRFLISIAALSVGCGASAQSTVNLFGVLDAGIAFGRGSIATKTQLVGSGFNSSRIGFRGVEDLGGGLSAGFWLEAGVANDDGQGAASNSNNQGSGAGAAAPGSQPLTFNRRSTVSLVSASLGELRLGRDFSPQFLTTVQYDPFGATGVGSNQLILGATSARGPWAANGGSGGPAIRSSNGISYLLPETSSGVFGMVQRYLGENTSGTPIAKDGTGSGIRLGWRGGAFEASVAYAKTQYATGDIKQSVVGLGYTIFGARLTAAYQRDSVASALPSGKGWLVGANVPLGSGQILASYSGYKTDAVTSPAANKLALGYIYLLSKRTAIYGIVARLKNEGTSAQSLNGSLTAAGKSSTGTTVGIRHAF from the coding sequence ATGAAGAAGGCGATCGAGATGCTGGCGCCAGCCAGCGCCACGGCGACGGCGTTGGCACACGATCAGTTCGATGCACTTATCAAAAAACCATCAGAAAGAGACTGGTCAATGAAGCGTTTCCTGATCTCGATCGCCGCCCTGTCAGTGGGCTGCGGAGCGAGTGCACAGTCAACCGTTAATTTGTTCGGCGTGTTGGATGCCGGCATCGCTTTCGGGCGGGGCAGCATAGCGACCAAAACTCAGCTCGTTGGATCCGGTTTCAATTCAAGTCGGATCGGCTTCCGTGGCGTTGAGGATCTGGGCGGCGGCCTTTCGGCCGGCTTCTGGCTGGAAGCGGGCGTTGCTAACGATGATGGACAAGGCGCGGCGTCGAATTCGAACAATCAGGGTAGCGGCGCTGGCGCGGCTGCCCCGGGCAGCCAACCACTTACCTTCAATCGACGCTCGACGGTGAGCTTGGTCAGCGCGAGCCTGGGTGAGCTCCGTCTCGGTAGGGACTTCTCGCCACAGTTCCTCACTACCGTCCAGTACGATCCTTTCGGAGCGACTGGCGTGGGGTCCAATCAGTTGATTCTCGGCGCCACCTCCGCACGAGGTCCTTGGGCCGCCAACGGCGGTAGCGGGGGTCCGGCCATTCGATCTTCCAACGGCATTTCCTACTTGCTTCCGGAGACGAGCTCAGGCGTGTTCGGCATGGTGCAGCGCTATCTTGGCGAGAACACAAGTGGAACGCCGATCGCCAAGGACGGGACCGGGAGTGGCATACGACTCGGATGGCGGGGAGGTGCCTTCGAGGCATCCGTTGCATATGCCAAGACGCAGTACGCGACGGGGGACATCAAGCAGAGCGTCGTCGGCCTTGGCTATACAATCTTCGGTGCACGTTTGACGGCCGCATACCAGCGTGATTCGGTCGCCAGTGCGCTCCCAAGTGGAAAAGGCTGGCTTGTCGGGGCCAATGTACCGTTAGGATCAGGCCAGATTCTTGCAAGCTACTCTGGTTACAAGACCGATGCAGTGACGTCTCCCGCGGCCAATAAGCTGGCGCTCGGGTACATCTACCTTCTCTCCAAGAGAACGGCAATCTATGGCATCGTGGCACGACTGAAAAACGAAGGCACTTCGGCGCAGTCGCTCAACGGTTCGCTGACTGCCGCCGGCAAGTCATCGACTGGCACTACAGTAGGAATACGTCACGCATTCTGA
- a CDS encoding quinone oxidoreductase family protein — translation MRAMRIERYGGPEVASIVDAPMPLASPGMVLVRVAASGINFMDIGTRQGRYENSRTYQVALPCTLGMEGAGEVVEVGAGVTRVRPGDRVAWCLSWGSYAEFAAVPENLLARLPDGIAFQQAAAAMFQGATAHYLVHDVARLKDGDTCLVHAASGSIGQIITQMGRNRGARVFATASTQQKRAVVASRGADAVWGYEDFDQRARDATDGAGVDVVFDSVGLTTLRSSMRCTRRRGLVINYGSVSGPVTDLDPLELGESGSLFLTRPRLGDHMTTAAEVQMRADAIFGGILNGWLRIDIAGTYALESVHEALDALESRRMIGKPVLLL, via the coding sequence ATGAGGGCGATGCGCATAGAGCGCTATGGCGGGCCCGAGGTCGCGTCCATCGTCGATGCACCCATGCCCCTCGCCAGCCCCGGCATGGTGCTCGTGCGGGTGGCCGCCTCAGGCATCAACTTCATGGACATCGGCACGCGCCAGGGCCGCTACGAAAACTCGCGCACATACCAAGTGGCGCTGCCCTGCACTCTGGGCATGGAAGGCGCCGGCGAGGTGGTGGAGGTTGGCGCTGGCGTTACGCGTGTCCGCCCCGGCGACCGCGTGGCCTGGTGCCTGTCCTGGGGCAGCTATGCGGAGTTCGCGGCCGTGCCCGAGAATCTGCTGGCCCGCCTGCCTGACGGCATCGCCTTCCAACAGGCGGCCGCGGCCATGTTCCAGGGGGCGACCGCGCACTACTTGGTGCATGACGTCGCGCGCCTCAAGGACGGCGACACCTGCCTGGTGCATGCCGCCTCAGGCAGCATTGGCCAGATCATCACTCAGATGGGCCGCAATCGCGGCGCGCGCGTTTTTGCTACGGCAAGCACCCAGCAGAAGCGCGCAGTAGTGGCCAGCCGCGGGGCCGACGCGGTATGGGGCTACGAGGATTTCGACCAGCGCGCGCGAGATGCAACTGACGGCGCGGGCGTCGATGTGGTGTTCGACTCTGTGGGCCTCACCACGCTGCGTTCAAGCATGCGTTGCACGCGGCGCCGTGGGCTGGTGATCAACTATGGCTCCGTGTCCGGTCCGGTGACCGACCTTGACCCGCTGGAGTTGGGCGAAAGCGGTTCGCTGTTTCTCACCCGCCCTCGCCTAGGGGATCACATGACCACAGCCGCTGAGGTGCAGATGCGCGCCGACGCCATCTTCGGTGGAATCCTGAATGGCTGGCTGCGCATCGATATCGCCGGTACCTATGCGCTGGAGTCTGTGCATGAGGCACTAGATGCGCTGGAGTCGCGCCGGATGATCGGTAAACCTGTCCTTTTGCTTTGA